The Planctomycetia bacterium genome window below encodes:
- a CDS encoding (Fe-S)-binding protein, with amino-acid sequence MTHATDDNPLPILSHGSRNPGAGIDYELFLDCVHCGLCTAACPTYVELGNENDSPRGRIYLMRAVTDGRLPLNHEVRRHLELCLDCRACETACPSGVQYGKLIEPFRIAMDAAGDEPAKSRDWFHRWILFGLFPYPQRMRPLLWPARVAQRLGVFSLLEASGAMNLVPQRLRQLMRTLPPPRKAEPALPEFLPAIGPRRARVALFTGCVADVMFRHTHWATARVLQQNGCDVVVPRSQVCCGAIHFHAGASEPARELSNTNMAAFDTQDVDAIIVNVAGCGAMLKDYPHHWHDGREGDRERFAAKIKVVHDFLETLGLIPPKGAINRRATYHDACHLGHAQKIREAPRRLLAQVPGLELVDLPETEICCGAAGTYNLTEPEMSARLSKRKMQNILSTGADLILTANAGCLLQVMREAQVQRQKLWIAHPMDLLDLSYRGAQPGE; translated from the coding sequence GTGACTCACGCGACTGATGACAATCCGCTGCCGATTCTTTCCCACGGGTCGCGCAATCCGGGGGCGGGGATTGATTACGAGTTGTTTCTCGATTGCGTGCATTGCGGATTGTGTACCGCGGCTTGTCCGACGTACGTCGAATTGGGGAATGAGAACGACAGCCCGCGCGGGCGCATCTACTTGATGCGCGCCGTGACCGACGGGCGGTTGCCGCTCAACCATGAGGTGCGCCGGCATTTGGAGTTGTGTCTCGACTGCCGGGCGTGCGAGACGGCTTGCCCTTCCGGCGTGCAATATGGGAAACTGATTGAGCCCTTTCGGATCGCGATGGATGCTGCGGGCGATGAGCCGGCGAAATCGCGTGATTGGTTTCATCGCTGGATTTTGTTTGGACTCTTTCCTTACCCCCAGCGCATGCGACCCTTGCTGTGGCCGGCAAGGGTCGCGCAGCGCCTGGGGGTGTTTTCATTGTTGGAAGCCAGCGGCGCAATGAATCTCGTGCCGCAGCGGTTGCGCCAACTCATGCGCACACTGCCGCCGCCGCGCAAGGCGGAACCGGCGTTGCCCGAGTTCCTGCCGGCGATCGGCCCGCGCCGCGCGCGGGTGGCGCTGTTCACCGGCTGCGTGGCGGACGTGATGTTCCGCCACACGCATTGGGCCACCGCCCGGGTGCTGCAGCAAAACGGCTGCGACGTCGTCGTGCCGCGCTCGCAGGTCTGTTGCGGGGCGATTCATTTTCACGCCGGCGCGAGCGAGCCGGCCCGTGAGTTGTCCAACACGAACATGGCCGCGTTCGATACGCAGGATGTCGACGCGATTATCGTCAACGTGGCTGGCTGCGGGGCGATGTTGAAGGATTACCCACACCACTGGCACGACGGCCGCGAGGGAGATCGCGAGCGATTCGCGGCGAAGATCAAGGTCGTGCATGACTTCCTGGAAACGCTCGGCTTGATCCCGCCGAAGGGCGCCATCAATCGCCGCGCCACCTACCACGACGCCTGCCATCTGGGCCACGCCCAGAAAATCCGCGAGGCCCCGCGCCGCCTGTTAGCGCAAGTGCCAGGCCTGGAACTGGTCGACTTGCCGGAAACCGAAATCTGCTGCGGCGCGGCCGGGACTTACAACTTGACCGAGCCGGAAATGTCGGCCCGCCTCAGCAAGCGCAAGATGCAAAACATCCTCAGTACCGGCGCCGACCTGATCCTGACCGCGAACGCTGGCTGCCTGTTGCAAGTGATGCGCGAAGCGCAGGTGCAGCGGCAGAAACTGTGGATCGCGCACCCGATGGATTTG
- a CDS encoding FAD-binding oxidoreductase: MPDASPLPIQRKAAPPDQAALAAEVRAAFAAKTPIYPVGGGTALAYGLPAKEPGIGLSTSQLTQIVDYPARDMTITVEAGVTMATLAATLAAEGQQLPIDVPFPEQATIGGVIATNWSGPRRFGHGTIRDYVIGISAVDGRGVPFKAGGRVVKNVAGYDFCKLLTGSLGTLAVITQVTLKVKPIPEATAWVVCDLNGVACAEGFCEALSQSQATPVAIELNGGPFWQDNVQMAIGVEGTAAEVAWILERLAAERQEKGFGELSVHDITATADVGAKRQTLTDFAATVEAPLVVRMNVLPSRLGTVLTQLERNAGKSSFQSQAGNGIVNLAFHDVAPADVSRLILKDLQPMAVKAGGNVIVLSCPGQELTRQLTWGNGRGDRAVMLAVKQQFDPAGILNPGRFVY, translated from the coding sequence ATGCCTGACGCTTCGCCGTTGCCGATTCAGCGTAAAGCCGCGCCGCCGGATCAGGCGGCGCTGGCCGCCGAGGTGCGGGCCGCGTTTGCCGCGAAGACGCCGATTTATCCCGTCGGAGGCGGGACGGCCTTGGCGTACGGATTGCCGGCCAAGGAGCCGGGGATTGGGCTTTCGACCTCGCAACTCACCCAGATTGTCGACTATCCTGCCCGGGATATGACCATCACGGTCGAAGCCGGCGTGACGATGGCGACGTTGGCCGCGACGCTGGCGGCCGAGGGGCAGCAGTTGCCGATTGACGTGCCGTTCCCGGAACAAGCCACCATCGGCGGGGTGATCGCCACGAATTGGAGCGGGCCGCGCCGGTTCGGGCATGGGACGATCCGCGACTACGTCATCGGCATCAGCGCCGTCGACGGCCGCGGCGTCCCGTTCAAGGCTGGCGGCCGCGTGGTAAAAAACGTAGCCGGCTATGATTTCTGCAAACTCCTCACGGGGTCGCTCGGCACCTTGGCGGTGATCACGCAGGTCACGCTGAAGGTGAAGCCGATTCCGGAGGCGACAGCGTGGGTCGTATGCGACCTGAATGGTGTCGCGTGCGCGGAAGGCTTTTGCGAGGCATTGTCACAGTCGCAGGCCACGCCTGTAGCAATCGAGCTTAACGGCGGCCCGTTTTGGCAAGACAACGTGCAAATGGCAATTGGCGTCGAAGGAACCGCGGCCGAAGTCGCTTGGATACTAGAACGGTTGGCCGCGGAACGGCAGGAGAAAGGCTTCGGTGAGCTTTCAGTGCATGACATCACTGCAACTGCGGACGTTGGCGCAAAACGTCAGACGCTCACCGACTTCGCCGCGACGGTTGAGGCGCCACTCGTTGTGCGCATGAATGTGTTGCCGAGCCGTTTGGGAACCGTGTTGACGCAACTGGAGCGGAACGCCGGCAAGAGTTCCTTTCAGTCCCAAGCCGGCAATGGAATCGTCAATCTCGCCTTTCATGATGTTGCGCCAGCGGATGTTTCGCGGTTGATTCTCAAAGATTTGCAGCCCATGGCCGTCAAAGCGGGCGGCAATGTTATCGTCCTGAGTTGCCCCGGACAGGAGTTGACTCGACAATTGACCTGGGGGAACGGGCGCGGTGATCGTGCGGTGATGCTGGCGGTGAAACAGCAATTCGACCCGGCGGGGATTCTGAATCCTGGGCGGTTTGTTTATTAG
- a CDS encoding Gfo/Idh/MocA family oxidoreductase, whose product MTTRRNFLAASAATAALAAMSKTARAAKSPNERLRLGFIGVGGRAQQHLDSAIHLQTKNQSVEIVSICDVFNRYRDEVKAKVKAGVGQEPTATGDYREILADPTIDAVVIATPDHWHAKQTLDALAAGKNVYCEKPMTHTVEEALAVYQAWKSSGKVMQVGVQSTSQPIFPAIRERLQKGDIGKVLQYQTEYYRNSDVGQWRYYELAKDMNPKNVDWKMFLGTEFGLAPEMPFDRAVFGQWRCYWPFGSGLYTDLFVHRTTAMLLATGLRFPGRVVGGGGIYLEYDGRDVPDVATVVADFPEGVQGLVTATMCSQEQPLKHTIRGHGGSIITGNGEDSTGYDLVAERPQATHDRSFQSERIEIGTLEDSSLTHFDNFVEAARAGDPQKVNCSPELGAAAMTVVKLGAMSYRQGKVFHFDRDTMTISDGNSSWADRWEKMSHDRSKPVHIPGWNAGERGSQLYPKAYQELGGPWTNDVDPAT is encoded by the coding sequence ATGACCACTCGCCGTAATTTCCTGGCCGCATCGGCCGCCACCGCCGCGCTGGCCGCGATGTCCAAGACCGCTCGCGCGGCAAAAAGTCCCAACGAGCGGCTGCGCCTCGGCTTCATCGGCGTCGGCGGCCGCGCGCAGCAGCATCTCGATTCCGCCATTCATCTGCAGACCAAGAATCAATCGGTCGAAATCGTCTCGATCTGCGACGTCTTCAATCGCTATCGCGATGAAGTCAAAGCCAAGGTCAAAGCGGGCGTCGGCCAGGAACCCACGGCCACTGGCGACTACCGCGAAATCCTCGCCGATCCGACCATCGACGCCGTGGTGATCGCCACGCCCGACCACTGGCACGCCAAGCAAACGCTCGACGCCCTCGCCGCCGGCAAAAACGTCTATTGCGAAAAGCCGATGACGCACACCGTCGAAGAGGCCCTCGCCGTTTATCAGGCGTGGAAGTCCTCCGGCAAAGTGATGCAGGTCGGCGTGCAATCGACTTCGCAGCCCATCTTCCCGGCGATCCGCGAGCGGCTGCAAAAAGGCGATATCGGCAAGGTTCTGCAATACCAGACCGAGTACTACCGCAACTCCGACGTCGGCCAGTGGCGGTACTACGAGCTGGCCAAGGACATGAACCCCAAGAACGTCGATTGGAAGATGTTCCTCGGCACGGAATTCGGGCTCGCCCCGGAGATGCCGTTCGACCGCGCCGTGTTCGGCCAATGGCGCTGCTACTGGCCGTTTGGTTCTGGCCTCTACACCGACCTCTTTGTCCATCGCACGACGGCCATGTTGCTCGCCACGGGCTTGCGCTTCCCGGGCCGCGTGGTCGGCGGCGGCGGCATTTATCTCGAATACGACGGCCGCGACGTGCCGGACGTGGCCACGGTCGTCGCTGATTTTCCGGAAGGCGTGCAGGGCCTCGTCACGGCCACGATGTGCAGTCAGGAGCAGCCGCTCAAGCACACGATTCGCGGCCACGGCGGTTCGATCATCACCGGCAATGGCGAAGACTCTACAGGCTACGATCTGGTCGCCGAACGTCCGCAAGCCACGCACGATCGCTCGTTCCAGTCGGAGCGCATTGAAATCGGCACGCTCGAGGATTCGTCGCTGACCCACTTCGACAACTTCGTGGAAGCGGCCCGCGCCGGCGATCCTCAGAAAGTGAACTGCTCGCCGGAACTCGGCGCGGCGGCAATGACGGTCGTCAAACTCGGCGCGATGAGCTATCGCCAAGGCAAAGTCTTCCACTTCGATCGCGACACGATGACCATCAGCGACGGCAACAGCTCCTGGGCCGACCGCTGGGAAAAGATGTCACACGATCGCTCCAAGCCGGTCCACATCCCGGGCTGGAACGCCGGCGAACGCGGCAGCCAGCTCTATCCGAAGGCCTACCAGGAGCTCGGCGGACCGTGGACGAACGACGTCGACCCGGCGACTTAG
- a CDS encoding DUF4214 domain-containing protein, with product MSSAFNRLARTLGWQSSTRSRRKPARRSPLRDALQLESLEHRHLMSVVPVGLETRAHPLITTPQVTWQNSPQSVDMNANGAAVIVFSSPNTDAPADNGGTQTGVWFRRVPANGNIAITSPVEVNITKPGQQAFGSVAVAPDGSFVVVWNGNGTNTGGRPTDLPAQNQVDGTGIWMRRFDAAGNPRDAGERLVNTTVPTGVGQDPTQQFPSVAIDKDGNYVVVWTVDEVSGSLNSQRNVFMRRFTAGGVPIDVTEVQVNTSTTQVERLATAAMNANGDFVVIWSAANDINGDYESFGRFFRKSDGQFGPVFTAATGILNDLYNSVDIADSGDFVVTYTLTTQLNEDPLILTGDTEVFYRRFNAPLGVAAPPVAKDVGDRFMLATNTAIAGAQRFSRVSVVPETGDFTIVWDGVGPATVDFNGDAVPGETDLTGGGVFGQRFLANGTQVGNLFRVNTSLAGPQRLSGVAVRADEGNAPENHSIFVAWSGNGTQNLTAQQDSQGVFFQRYQKQTPDINISLPGPNPVRYSVRNPIQMILDPQATVTAPVGISYAGLRFTVVLSTAGTGANAINGAQETLGIFDDGPGVDSIDVNGGAILFNNVQIGAFGFAPDPNDLLRWQLVVTFNAQATTAAVQAVMQNVYYQHTIPPQNPLLTDRQTTWFLTDAQNLTTDVLVKNLIFTDGTGGGGGGTRFRNRGFCNGCGIPAERYATTLYRVVLEREGSSGELTTLSKVLLNGYPPGNVVAGFLNSVEYRRWLIADPVNGFYPRFLGRQADEGGIQFWLNAMAHGVTEPQVLAGIVGSGEFYATQGGGTNAGYVNALYDKLLNRTAGASEVNFHVGRLNAGTGRADIAYGFIHSTEYRLILINEWYDHYLSINPVDNLKSSQALAKFGPNGSWQNVQIFILTSREAIPRPLILGS from the coding sequence ATGTCGTCAGCTTTCAATCGCCTCGCCCGCACTCTTGGTTGGCAATCCAGCACCCGCTCGCGACGGAAGCCGGCTCGCCGTTCTCCTTTGCGCGACGCGCTGCAGCTTGAGTCGCTCGAACATCGCCACCTGATGAGCGTGGTTCCGGTCGGGCTCGAAACCCGGGCTCATCCGCTGATTACGACTCCGCAGGTGACGTGGCAAAACTCGCCGCAATCCGTCGACATGAACGCGAACGGCGCCGCGGTGATCGTGTTTTCCAGTCCCAACACTGATGCCCCCGCCGACAACGGCGGTACCCAGACCGGCGTTTGGTTTCGGCGGGTTCCCGCCAATGGAAACATCGCCATTACCTCTCCGGTGGAGGTGAACATCACCAAACCGGGCCAGCAGGCATTCGGATCGGTGGCTGTGGCTCCTGACGGAAGCTTCGTGGTCGTCTGGAACGGCAATGGCACTAATACCGGCGGTCGCCCGACCGACCTTCCGGCGCAGAACCAGGTCGACGGGACCGGCATTTGGATGCGACGCTTCGACGCGGCGGGAAACCCGCGTGACGCAGGCGAGCGATTGGTTAACACCACGGTGCCGACGGGCGTTGGGCAAGATCCCACTCAGCAGTTCCCGTCGGTGGCCATCGACAAAGACGGAAACTATGTCGTCGTCTGGACGGTCGATGAAGTCAGCGGTTCGCTCAACTCGCAGCGCAACGTATTCATGCGGCGCTTCACGGCCGGCGGCGTTCCGATTGACGTCACGGAAGTGCAAGTCAACACGTCGACGACGCAAGTCGAGCGTCTCGCGACCGCGGCGATGAACGCGAACGGCGACTTTGTCGTGATTTGGTCGGCTGCCAACGACATCAACGGCGACTACGAATCCTTCGGCCGGTTTTTCCGTAAATCGGACGGGCAATTTGGTCCCGTATTCACGGCCGCCACAGGCATTCTGAACGACCTGTATAACTCGGTCGATATCGCCGACTCCGGCGACTTCGTCGTCACCTATACCTTGACCACTCAGCTCAACGAAGATCCCCTGATTCTGACCGGAGACACCGAGGTCTTCTACCGGCGCTTTAACGCTCCGCTGGGTGTCGCCGCGCCCCCGGTCGCCAAGGACGTCGGCGATCGTTTCATGTTGGCCACCAATACGGCCATTGCCGGCGCGCAGCGGTTCTCGCGCGTCAGCGTCGTGCCCGAGACAGGCGATTTCACGATTGTCTGGGACGGCGTTGGACCGGCCACGGTCGACTTCAACGGCGACGCCGTTCCCGGGGAAACCGATCTCACCGGCGGCGGCGTTTTCGGTCAGCGTTTCTTGGCCAACGGTACGCAGGTCGGCAATCTGTTCCGCGTGAATACGTCACTCGCCGGCCCGCAACGCCTTTCCGGCGTGGCCGTCCGCGCGGACGAAGGCAACGCTCCCGAAAACCACAGCATTTTTGTCGCCTGGAGCGGCAACGGCACGCAGAACCTGACGGCCCAGCAGGACAGCCAGGGCGTGTTCTTCCAACGTTACCAAAAGCAAACTCCGGACATCAACATCTCCTTGCCAGGGCCGAATCCGGTCCGGTACTCGGTGCGCAACCCGATTCAAATGATCCTCGATCCGCAAGCCACGGTTACCGCGCCGGTGGGCATCTCCTACGCGGGATTGCGTTTCACCGTGGTGCTCTCCACCGCGGGGACCGGTGCGAACGCCATTAACGGTGCGCAGGAGACGTTGGGCATCTTTGACGACGGGCCAGGCGTTGACTCGATTGACGTGAACGGCGGCGCCATTCTCTTCAACAACGTCCAGATCGGCGCCTTCGGCTTCGCACCCGATCCGAACGACTTGCTGAGGTGGCAACTGGTCGTCACGTTCAATGCCCAGGCCACCACGGCGGCGGTGCAGGCTGTGATGCAGAACGTGTACTATCAGCACACCATTCCGCCGCAAAATCCGCTCTTGACCGATCGCCAGACGACCTGGTTCTTAACCGATGCTCAGAATCTCACGACCGACGTGTTGGTGAAGAACCTCATTTTCACGGACGGCACCGGCGGGGGCGGCGGCGGCACGCGGTTCCGTAATCGCGGCTTCTGCAACGGCTGCGGCATTCCGGCCGAACGCTACGCCACGACGCTCTACCGCGTGGTGCTGGAACGCGAGGGCAGTTCCGGCGAATTGACCACGCTGTCGAAGGTGTTGCTCAACGGCTACCCGCCAGGCAATGTTGTGGCCGGCTTCCTGAATTCGGTCGAATATCGCCGCTGGCTGATCGCCGATCCGGTGAACGGGTTCTATCCTCGGTTCTTGGGACGTCAGGCCGATGAAGGCGGCATTCAGTTCTGGTTGAATGCGATGGCTCACGGCGTCACGGAGCCGCAGGTCTTGGCGGGCATCGTGGGCTCCGGCGAGTTCTACGCCACGCAGGGCGGCGGCACCAACGCCGGCTACGTCAACGCACTCTACGACAAGCTCTTGAATCGCACGGCGGGCGCGTCGGAAGTCAACTTCCACGTGGGCCGCTTGAACGCCGGTACGGGCCGCGCGGATATCGCCTACGGCTTCATCCACAGCACGGAATACCGGCTCATCCTGATCAATGAGTGGTACGACCACTACCTCAGCATCAACCCTGTCGACAACTTGAAGTCGTCCCAGGCGTTGGCCAAGTTCGGCCCGAATGGTTCTTGGCAGAACGTGCAGATCTTTATCCTCACCAGCCGGGAAGCCATTCCCCGCCCGTTGATCCTGGGGAGCTAA